The following is a genomic window from Zerene cesonia ecotype Mississippi chromosome 25, Zerene_cesonia_1.1, whole genome shotgun sequence.
TGTcaagttactttcacatttttgGTATCAATAATAACACTATGTTTATCCCGAGacattttctttgtttgctacatgatgtaatttttttttatttgttactcatttttcacatatctacaaaacaatatataccTTTTACAGGGTCCCACAAAGACCTTTTTGAAGATCcacattgtaattttattggcCTTTGTTTCTTCATACAACCCTCCACATCTgcaaagaaaatgtttataatttacagataatttaattctgtACTGGTACTAGATTTCACTATATTTCtttctgtttaaattattctatacaATAGTTATACACatatgctttttaatttaggTGCAAGTCTCTTAACAAAATTCTTCAAAAGGTATAATTgatcaaaacaataataggTACATTCCAATCAAATTTACCCACTGAGACGTttttgaagaattttttttatgttagagcAGGCAACCAATCTTGCTTGCTTGAACATCATATATAACCTTTATAATAATCTACAAATGCCTTGCCAGCTTTGAATAGGTGGatggaaaggattgactacagaaggaaaggaatggactgggaaaggtggGGAAAAGGATACAAGCCTAAAAACATAAGTAGGTACTAATTAAAGATTAGAGTGACTCAAAACCTCACAATATGTAGAAGATACTATACAACTTACCAGCATGAACTTTATCCAATAAGGTGCTAACATCATGATTCTCAGATAATCTTGAACACAATGCATTTACATACTGGCTAGAACCAGGCACTATTTTCTCAGTATCACCGGTTTTTAGCTCATATGTCACACTATTATCAATAGTCGTTGAACACTCGATTAGTAAAACTTCATATGCTGCTTTCGAAGATTGAGTAGAATaaccaattattaaattgctatCTAATGTATATTCTTCAATATTGTATATGCCTTTGAATATCTCAGGGTTTGATTGTCTGAAAAGtagaataataagaatttgaaattgattaaaatgccttatattttattggataaaatgtattgaatgtattgttttaaaaccctgattttgtgaataatattcattgaatTAGTGCATAATTATCATATGTTTATGGGAAAGtttaaaatggtttatttatagtaattactACTTTGAGGCCTTAATGATAGACTTACTTATGGATTAGTACCACAGCTTTACTATATGGTCTTGTGTTTGAGCGTTTCAGTCAGTTCAGTTCAGTCATATATGTATAGGCACAAAGtcaaaataactaataacagAATCTTAAACCTCTTAAAATATTCTCAAACAtacttatctaaatatattctacACATGTCCATGATCAACACACAAAGATCAGGCTTACATGTTGAGACCTCTCTTAACAGCCAATTTTCAGTAACACAATGGTCGAAAGTTATGTTTTCTGATGGACAATCTATGCCCAATAAGCACTTAGTGTTGCAGATTTCACATCCATGTCCTGCATAGAAGATAAAACCTAAAAAAGTTAGTACTGTAGTATTGAAGTACTAATATAATCATTGACATAACCCAGTAATAAATTTGACCTTATATCTACTTAgagtgtatatttaaataatttacttacaatATGAATCTTCCGGAATTAATTCAAACACTTttgatagattattttttagctCTAcactttttgtatttctaaTGGAAACAGTAATAAAGCccaaatttcttaaatttgatCCTAAAGATTCACAGTCAATTGATGGTGTCactaattttgacaaataatcatatttatcattagCTATTAGGATAGCTATCTTGGATTGTGGCTTATAGTAtgtgaatattgtttttgtagaaTGTAACACAGTGGCTAACAGTTGTTTATATTCTTCTATGGAGAGTCCTCttctatctaaatattttattaggctTTCACCAGGTTTTTTCTTATCATTATATGCAATGCTGTAAACAGTGAAATATagctttgaattaaatatttagatttataatatcattagttaacagaaaaaaatattttattttcatacttacGTTACGTTCGCTAACTTAGCAATAATATCACATTGTTCTTTCGTTAGCGTTAACGAATATTGTTGTTCTCTGTATGACAAATTCTGTTTTAAAGACATTATTGCAAAACATTACAGTACTAACTTTAAATCATACGATAAAAGGAAACCATAATTATATCAGTTGAaagaattcatttatattcagatattgtaagtaaatattatgtcgtctaaatcaatttcatattGGTACCATGTATTAgtaattgttttaacattGACTTATTTTTCAGCATATCAAAAACATGTCAATAATTGTCATCCATTTAATCCATATCAAGTGTCAAGTCATTAGCACAGATAACAGACTAAGAACTGGTACTACCTAAGTCATTAGTCAACCCACAGATTAAGTACAACTTAGTGGTCACCTACTCCTTAAGTCATTAAATCCATTGGAACACCTATCATCTCTCTTTGCACAACAaacaacacaatattataattatacgaaTTTTAGTGTCAATAAGATTCCTATCTTATTATCAATAACATAACATGATGGAGAGTTTATAgtataatcttatattttgttgCAAGGATGACGTTCTTTTACCatcatgtttataatttaccttAGGTTTCTACAATAGGTAAGTACAACATAACCGTCACCTACCTACTTACCTATTCatattactatttacattgtgtaattaattttaacatttctcaaaattattaattgacaGTTGACAAAACAGAATACTAATTTGACAATAACATACTTCTACAAATATGGCTATCGGGGTGGATATTTCAAAAAGAAAACCTCGACAAGTAACTGGTACTCCGTCAGCCAAAGCCAGAAATATTTTGGGAATTGGAATATTGAGCTTTGGAGTAATTTGCGGTGTTTTCTACCAGTACGTTcatacacatacaaaatagTCTAAGaggttataatttttcaagaattaattttttatttacagtttcGTCTGCATTCCTTCCAAGCTTCGGAAATTCGCTGAAAGCATTTACGTAGATCCAATCGAAGAAGTAGAAAGAAAACAAGTGATAGCATCAGGCTTACTCCCTAGAACAGGTGATCAAATCAGAAAGATGATAGAAGAAGAACAGAGGCCTGATTTGCCGCACAAATAGGatgaatatagataaatttagTAATAGGTAGGTAGCATTGTTAATTAtcttatacttaaataaaaaaatgtagttgTACAAAACTTGTTTTAATTGTCACCAGTGAAACTACATCAAAAACCGaagttataagtaaatatttctcCAAAGAAAATGATATGGACGAGAGTTTGTTAGAGTTTCAAGAGAAAAAGAAGAATGTAGCTGGTCCCAAAACAGTAAAACCTAATACCAAAAAGAAGAAAAGTAAGCGACCAAAAGCACAAAGAGATATAAGAAATTTGTTGAATCCCAAAAggaatgaattattaaagtattcaaAAGATTTCGATCATTTGTGTAAGCAATCTGGTATTGATGTAGACTCTGAACAACTTCAGCTGGCTGTGGCACTGTCAAAATCATTACAAGACTCGGAAAAAGTAATACCTAAAGTGACAGATGATTCAAAACCACTGACATCACAAGaaagaacattaaaaattaggAAAACATTACAAGAGTATGGATTTAAAGTTCCACAAAATGTCTCAgtagaaacaaacaaaagaagCAGAAagcacaataaaaattataaacttctATTGCTGTCTAGTTCAGAGAAAGAACAAATTATATCAGACAGATATACTCAAGTGTTATTAAATCCATGTAATACTGTAGataatacattacattttatacctaatgatactatatattataaaactacttATATATCTTATGAAAGATTGAAAAGCAATTACCTGCTAGTTCTAGATGTGCTTGAACAACCTTCAAATGATATCAATTTGTTACGAAATTGGGCAGAAATACCCGGCAGACCTGCAAGTCCAGTTTTCGAGGGACCATACATAAGTTTTAATGATATTCAATGCTCGCAAGATGAGCTAGATAATTTATTCAGTGGTTCTTTAAAAACGtgtcatgaaattattgaaaggAAACTTGTAGATAATTCGGTATTAACAAATTGTCATATAAATGATGATTTTACTAACCAATCCAACAATTCAGATATGgaggtaaataaaatgaattcagAGCATAACACTCAGATGTCATATGGGGTACCAAGTATGTCAAAAACTTTATTACCAATATctgaacaactggaaagaAGTAAATCACCTGACATATTTGATGATGAAGTCTCAGAGATAATGGATGAAGTAATTGACAAACCTATTGacaataaacacaaatcaATCATAAGCCATGATACAATGGATCTAACAGAATGTGTGAATGTACAAAACATTACAAGAAAGAAATCTAATGACTTTAT
Proteins encoded in this region:
- the LOC119836697 gene encoding uncharacterized protein LOC119836697, with product MSLKQNLSYREQQYSLTLTKEQCDIIAKLANVTIAYNDKKKPGESLIKYLDRRGLSIEEYKQLLATVLHSTKTIFTYYKPQSKIAILIANDKYDYLSKLVTPSIDCESLGSNLRNLGFITVSIRNTKSVELKNNLSKVFELIPEDSYCFIFYAGHGCEICNTKCLLGIDCPSENITFDHCVTENWLLREVSTCKPDLCVLIMDMCRIYLDKQSNPEIFKGIYNIEEYTLDSNLIIGYSTQSSKAAYEVLLIECSTTIDNSVTYELKTGDTEKIVPGSSQYVNALCSRLSENHDVSTLLDKVHADVEGCMKKQRPIKLQCGSSKRSLWDPVKDNTTQLLGIIRSACKEFHDHCDVF